A window from Brassica napus cultivar Da-Ae unplaced genomic scaffold, Da-Ae ScsIHWf_232;HRSCAF=398, whole genome shotgun sequence encodes these proteins:
- the LOC125600622 gene encoding dihydroceramide fatty acyl 2-hydroxylase FAH1-like, translating to MFNPLVIALDVLQVGHLGETYEEWVHQPIVTKKGPRFFHSDFWEFLTLTVWWAVPVIWLPVSVWCISMSVSRGLSLPEIVPLIALGIFIWTLIEYTLHRFLFHIKTKSYWGNTAHYLIHGCHHKHPMDHLRLVFPPAATAVLCFPFWNLVKLFTTPSVTPALFGGGMLGYVMYDVTHYYLHHAHPTRAVTKNLKKYHLSHHFRIHDKGFGVTSSLWDIVFGTLTKSPKREQ from the exons ATGTTCAACCCTCTTGTCATTGCTTTGGATGTTTTACAGGTTGGTCATCTCGGTGAAACCTACGAGGAATGGGTTCACCAACCCATTGTGACAAAGAAAGGCCCTCGTTTTTTCCACAGTGACTTTTGGGAG TTCTTGACTCTTACAGTTTGGTGGGCGGTTCCTGTCATTTGGTTGCCAGTTTCAGTCTGGTGCATCTCCATGTCGGTAAGCAGGGGCCTTTCACTTCCAGAAATCGTCCCACTGATAGCCTTGGGAATATTTATCTGGACGTTGATAGAATACACTCTTCACCGGTTCCTTTTCCACATAAAGACAAAGAGTTACTG GGGAAACACGGCACACTATCTTATTCACGGATGCCATCACAAGCACCCAATGGACCATCTTCGACTCGTCTTTCCTCCTGCTGCTACAGCAGTTTTATGCTTTCCT TTCTGGAACCTTGTGAAGCTTTTCACAACTCCTTCAGTCACACCTGCACTGTTTGGAGGCGGCATGCTTGGGTACGTGATGTACGATGTTACTCACTACTACCTTCACCATGCACACCCAACTAGAGCAGTGACCAAAAAtctcaag AAATACCATTTGAGCCATCACTTCAGGATTCATGACAAGGGATTTGGTGTAACATCGTCGCTATGGGACATAGTTTTTGGCACACTCACCAAATCTCCCAAAAGAGAGCAATAG